The Amblyomma americanum isolate KBUSLIRL-KWMA chromosome 2, ASM5285725v1, whole genome shotgun sequence genome contains the following window.
cttGGGCCGCAGACACAGACGTCCGCTGAGCATCGGCGTCGAAGTAGTGTTGCCAAGCGAAATACAACGCAAGAACCTCCTTGGCAAACGCTGTTGCCAACTGAGGTCTGCCCAAGCGACCCACTTGGTTTCAGAACTAGATATCGACCCTCGTCCGCATGGCTTTGTTCAGCATGCCGCAGTACCAGCGGGCATTTCGAATGGCAGTGGTATGCACAGCCTGCGTAcgaaagcagacgacgcagcggtTCGTGTGTCACTACTTTTTGGGCCCGACGTCGCCAGATTTGCTGCCCTTCCCTCGGAGTGACATCACAACACACCCcggagctcagaaaccgaaactaaaatcgctcagtataaataatgcgttaataaattatttactgcgCATGTACGAATCGCGGAGCACGTATCGCGCGTCTTGGGGCAAAACGCTATCTTTGAAACAAAAAACACGTTAACCAGAAATTTGGTGCTTGCACCCCTTGAACGAACCGGAGGAGTTCGCTTCACCGTAATGCATGGATGCTTTTTTAACTAGGTGATAGTGTTTGGCCAATTAAGGCGCCAGCGGCGCAGGGAAAACAAACGCGAAATTCGAGCAACCTATGCAGTAACCCTATCCGCTGTCTTCCGACGCCATCTGCAGTCCTATTCCTCTGTACTCCTCTCGCAACCTCTCCACTTGACGCCCTCTACGCTTATGTTGCCTCATTGCAAAGCTGATGCGATCGCGTCCCTCTCAAGCTCTTGCCATCTCCACGGCTCTCCGGTTTTTCGTACCACGACGCCGACAACTACGGTTTGGTCGTTGTGGGGCATATAAGAATCGCTTTAATAACAGTCCTGTATGGCAATATATGGCTTCTTCTGCCTTGATCTTTAGTAatcaatgttttcttcacagaGAGTTTCAACTTCCTTCTGTTTCTTTTAACAATTTCGGTCCTGGATTGTTTGTTTCGGTCGCTTTGTCTTGTTTACCTGGCGTTTAGTATCATTTATCCTCATTTTTGTCGCTGATATGCGTGTGCTCCGGCGGATAGTGCGTCATTTGAACAACACACATGTTCAGAATTTGCACAGCCTTCCTGTAGGGCGACGGTAGGCAAGACGAATACTACCTCCAAAGCTGTAACGCCTTCTTCTGTCGAGCTTTATGAAGCGGTTCAGTAACGTTCAGCGCGAATCCATTGTGCGCAAAGCAGAATGCTTTTGGCTTGCGCCTGTTTTGTAACCAGCTGCCTACTATGAAATAATTCATAAACAAGTAGATAATCTCTTGTGCCTGCAATCTTTAGCAAATGCTGTTCTGTACAGGCGACAAGAAATTCCCTCTCAACCATAGGTTTATGCGGCGCGGATATCTCTCGACCGAGAAGAACGCGAAAACCGCTTATGGGCCTACCGAGTACCCGTTCTCAAGAAAAAGTAGACAAGAACTCTGCATTGCTCCTAGCCTCTAGGGCGCGCCACAAGCGCTGCACGAGCGGTGGTGCGCGAGTTGCAGTGCGAATGCACCGGTCGCATCTTGGAGCTTTTACTGCCGATGCTCACAGAAGAGGAagagcagtaataataataataattggtttttggggaaaggaaatggcgcagtatctgcctcatatatcgttggacacctgaaccacgccaaaagggaagagataaagcagggagtgaaagaagaaagaaagaagaggtgccgtagtggagggctccggaataatttcgaccacctggggatctttaacgtgcactgacatcgcacagcacacgggtgccttagcgtttcgcctccatcgaaacgcagccgccgtggtcgggttcgaatccgggaactccgcatcagtagccgagtgctctaaccactgaaccaccgcggcggggagtgCAGTAGAAAAAGGAATAAAAGTGCAATTTCAGGCGCGTTTTTAGTCTCACTGTTTCTTTACCCCGGTTGCTGTGCGCCGACAACAGCATTGCCATTTCCAGATTGGATCCCAAAATTCACTTTCTACGATAGCGAAGATTACCGTTTTTCAATTCAACAAAAATCTGAATTTAATAATGCGCCTTTTCGCCGCTTGGAATATTCATGTCAGCAGTCCAAAAAACCCATAAGTGTAGGTACATGAGCAAAAAGAGTAGCGGAACTTCCTCTAGAAAGATTACCTATCTTCACTCAAAGGCCGCCGCTCGCAACCGTTGAGAACTGGTGGTGTCAAAACCGCACATGTCAAAAACGTGCTGCAGCGTAGCCCCTACGCTTTCGATAATATCTGCGACGCGAATATGAGCTTGTATGCGTGTCTCACACAACATTTAAAAATCTTAGCGGAAAATAAGGAATGGCTCTTGAGATATACATCTTAAAATTTGCTATACCTCGGCTCTTCACCCGATGCGTACCATGCTGCTGCTTCTCCTTCCTTAGACCGCACAGCTTAATGGGAATGCATGAACAGCGATGCCGATGGAAACAAGGATCCCGGGTGGGCTATCCTAATAAAGATTAATAGTATTTTCGTCCGTTACTGAAACGCAAGCGGAATATTTTTGTCGTGGTGTCGTTTGACGCCACCAGGGCCGAAAAGTTTAAACTTCTCCATGTCGATGAGCTGGTGACACAACTTTTTgaacttttgttttcattttatttttagcgGATTCAATGGGCTTTTTCTATCTGCATTCTCGCGCTCTGAAAATGCTTCTTCGAGATTAAAATGCACATAAATAAACGTTTCTGCTTCGTGGGTTCGTACTATGAAAGGAGGGAGCAATActagaattttaaaaaaaatattgtgcagtATCTTCCATCTCCGGTATAAGCGTTTTCCAAGTTCATTTTCTCAAACACACCCACTGACCAGGCATAGCAAGACGTGCACTGTAAAAGCAGGGTGCGCACTTTTCGGCATTAGATCATGATCAACTCTCCTGAGAAACGCTGTAAAGTAACAAGTGCCATTTTAACGCTCTCCACGGAGCGCTGTCCACGTTCAGTCTGAGCTCATCCTGGTGGCATGATACGAAAAATGCCTCATATTTGTCTAGAGCGTGTTAAGACTTTCAGCTGGCGGGCCGTCTATGGTATACGTTATTTCAACTGATACTTGACTACATACCTGACGAGAATGTTGGAACTTTTCTATGTTCTTTCGAAAAAGTCACCGTGCGGCCAGTCTATTTAACCAAGGTTTGCACTTTTCCAGCCCATCCTATTTGCGGTGACAGAGGGGTTAATACAACGGCGATTTTCGCAAAACACTTCCTTTTGGGGGCTGTAAAGCCAGTATTGCAAAAATAGAGCAAGCTTGGTCTTTGATCTTGTTTACAGCAACAGTTGTCAAGATCATTTGTCCTATATAATAACTACAGCCTGGACCGCTGTAATTTATGAGTAAAATATACTGCATTCGTCCGATGACCCCCAAAAAGTTAGATAGTGTAGACTGTAGGCTCTCTAAAAACCTTTCTGTTCTTGTGACCTCGGTTTGAGCGTTAGATTTTGGCGGGCCTTAGATCAGACGCAATCATCGATTGGGAAGGCGGCAAAGCTATCGTTTTTCGCTTTCCTCGAATAGACCGAAAGTCTTAGAAACTGTTGCAGAAATGTAACTGAGTCATTAAATTGTCTGCCGAATACCATCTTTCTAAAAATGTGGTCTCCTTAGTGCTATTGCTGTGCGCCTTGAGCTGCGAAACTAAAGGAAATCAACAACAACGCAAAGTTTATTCAACAACAACGGAAACTTTATTCAGAAATCATGAATTAAATTAAATTCGAACAAGGCCAAAGTTTGCCTACGCATGTAGAGTAAGATTGAATTCTGGAATAAATCTCAAGGACCTAAGGTCGAACGTATGGTAGGATATATTCCTTCTGCTGTCGGCGGGTCTATTCTTTTCTGATTAGTTCCTGTAAGACGAACGCAGCACAGTGTGGACGGTTCGTCAGCTTCCTTCTCTGCGAGCACAGCTCATTGTTTAAACAGCCACGCTCACATCCTGCACCACTCTGCCACGCAGGCGTTTTTACTAATGCGTATGAATGTATTGACATTTTTAGTCACAAGGCTGACTTGACATGCCACACCGGATAAAATACGCGATTAGCTCAGAGACACTTTTCTCGCCCTAGGAAAAAAAGggatatatatttattttccaaCTTTTGACATAGCGTGCGGCGGTTTGTCTATGCAACTTTGTCCGCCCCTCGTAGCAGCCATTGGAGCGTGCGCAATGGTTACTATTTTAGAAATATATTTTTGCTCATTGTTACGTTTCGGTGAAATGATGTTGCACAGGTTTTGCTTGAAGATTTTGTGTTGAATGAATCCGCGTGCGGTCATTTCAACGCAACCTTCGAATAATTCGCTTGTCCCTGCGAGGCCGTTTAAGTCGTGACAGCTAATTTTCAGTCAACTGCACCTACTGTATTCTGATAAACGTACTATCGGGTTAATGTTTAAATACCTTGACAGCCTTAACACACATCTTGTTAACTGACTGAGAACGTGCGGCTATCTTTTAACCTAACATTGTAGTATAATCATGGTATGGTAAGGTGAAAGCTAAGAGCTAACTCCCTGTCTACCCAAATTGGAGAGTGCGATTGCTTCCTCTCTCATATCTTTCCAGAGCGACATGAAGGAAGCTGTGTCGCCTTCATCCTGAATCCTCGTCTCCAGACGTACCAGCTGATCTGGGGTGTAGGCTTCTTTCCAGCCGCCCACTCTGGCACAGTTGACAACGGTGTACTTGCTCCTATCCCCCTGGTATCCCCTCCGGCTAGTCAGGTTGTTAACCTTAGCCTGCCCGTACCAACCAACGTTATTTTCGCTCTGCATACGCACCACCATAACATTCCTCATCTGTTGCGGAGTGCTCCTTTCCAGTAGTGCATCTAGCAATCCATTACTCTCATCTTCTAGTTTCCTGCTGTATCGTTCTCCCAAAAAGCGTGCCAATCGCAACACCGTGCCGCGAGTGTCCTTCTTCAGCTCTTCGTAGGTGGCGAAGAACACATTTGGCTCGTCCTTCACGGCGTATCCCGAAGCCACGTGTTGAAAGTAGCTGCCGAAACCGAAGTCTCCGGCTAGAAAGGCGTCCAGGAAATCGTCGAAAGTGCCATCCTGGAAGCGGTACACGCTCAGATCCCTGACCATGTCGAAGAACGACCGGCACACGTCCCACGGGTTGCGAGCGATGTAGACGTACTTGGCCTCCGTGTCCATGGTCTCTCGGCATAAAGGCTGGTGCGTGATAAATGTTCGCAGAGGCAGCGTCGCCTGCCACTCTTGGTCGTTTGTGTATTCGACGGACCGCATGTTGCCAAAGTAGTCTTCGTAGTTTTTGATCGGCTCACCTTCCCTTAGAATTAGTTGCGTGATGTACTGCACCCATTTGGTTCCGCACTTTGGATAGGTCGACTGAAGTACGTCGCCCCCGCGGGCGCGGAACTTGAGGCTTTCCCGGAACACTTGAGGATTTAGATTGGGCCCTATGGGAGCACCGTCAATTAGCTGGGTGTGCGGTCTTTTGGGGCCCATGTCTTTCCTAATCTCCTGAAAAACAGAAAGCGATATTGTGAAAATACGGGGAGTTGTGCTGGGAGTTGTCACCAGTATTTCAAAACTCATAATCAATAACCGCTTCAGATTCCCTTACACTGTCTTTAAATACGATGTATAGAATTCTCATATTAACTATAGTGAATGCTTGGTCTCATATCGTGTTATTCCTGTTAAAAGAATAATGAGCTAATATTTCGCGAGCTCTAGGCAGTGCAAAAAGTTATGAATAAAAGAGTCTACGTGGTCTGCTTTCGGGTCAATTTCCTCTCACCAGCAACTCCCAGACAATCCTATTTTAGATTTCCAGCTCTTCAACTTAGTTCGCTGGGCTCATGACGCGAGCCGTCCGACTTCCTTAATAGCCACGATCTAGGAGAATCAGTTCTGTGTGTGAACACTATGAGGACTGAGGAACAACCAAGTAAACAGTATGTGAAAATAAttgctagcaaaaaaaattaGCATAATGCTGACAACCTTCCGCCATGAAGAAACATAATGCTTTTTTGTACCTGTTCAAACGTTTAGACTTTTATAATAGACAGGACGCCTATTCGTTCGTCTAAAAAGTGTAAGACTGCCGACTCTCACAATTAATTGCTCAGTAGCGAGGTTCACTCTATCGGACAATCGAGCACGAACTGCGTGTCTGGTGCTGTCTTTTCCAGTAGCGTTTTATCAGGCCAGAGTTGTGTAATGTACCCGATTGGTGCCGCTCACTTCTGTGTACAACACTCCGATCTATCAGCGCTGAATCCCCCGGCCCTGGCACTGCAGTGTGGTTAGCATCAACGATGACATAATTAAAGTGCGCTTGAAAAAGCCTTCCTGTAGTTACTACGTTAAACCAATCGCTAACAACAGGAACGCTATATAatgggctgaaaaaaaaaccttggccCGAAATTACTGCAGCTTCACAAATATGCGACAAAAATTAAAGGCATTGCCTGCAGAGTGGGGCAAATTTTGGATTAAGCAGCTGTCAATCAAGTTGCGTTTAAAACTTGCGTCATCACTGCATAAGCTGATAGACATATCTACATTTTTAATCCAAATGGAAAGAATGACGTCAGAGGCGTTAAAAACTATTCGTCAGAATTCTGCGAATACACAAGCACTCAGCGAGAACAAAGAAACGTACACCATAGTTACTAAGTACTGGTTTTCATTCAAATGGCTACTCAAAGGAAGGACAAAAGGAGCCATCTGCTCATGACCCGGGCAAACCACGCTATAGCCAGTTACAACAATAGAATTCTCAATTCATATCTAATTGCAAGGTCGTCCAGTAAGCTCACGACATTGTCTTGTCCTTCTTTCTAGCCGCTTAATTTCTAATACAGCAATTACCATGCTGCAAAATGATGGCTATAGAGCAATGAAGTGGTTTACAATGAATTCGCTTAAAGTATATCATACAAAAACTAAAGTCATTTGTTTAAGAAATCCGCTGAGGACCACAGTGATTCACTGTCCCGTTTTTCTCCATAACAATCGTTCTTCGCCGTCTTATTGCTCTACAGTTGATTATGTCCCTTTAATACAATATATGGGAGTGTTCTTTGAATCGAGAATGTATTGGGAAGCCTATTTGGCCCATCTTTATAACAGGCCTAGAAGCGTTGCCTGGTTGGTTTATGATTGTAGAAGCATAGTTCCCTTCCTACTGAAGAAGATGGTTGTCGATGCCATCTTATGATATACTGGGTTGAGGGGTAATAACATTCGGCTTTTGTCCGCGTCTTTGGAATAGCCGTGCTGATTTGGTTTTAAAAAGTACCATTAAAGGTGCCGCGTACAATCTGCCAATGTTGTCAATGAGCATGATTCTAAAGAGCTAGCTTTCTCGTATTGTCACTCCCTTTTCACCCACACTGTGATACTACGGCATTTCCAGTGCTCTGATTTGAAAACTGAGCACGTTCCTCGGCGCACGCTGCATTGCGTCTCTCGTGCTTCGATCCCGAGATCAAACGCCAGATATGGCGAGGCAAGGTGCTGTGTGTATGTACCTTAAGCTTGCAATGACTTGCCAgataaatttttttctgctgtgctGGAATATCTACTTCGTTTTATTTCAATATTTTAGGCTCGTAAATCATTGATGCATGTGTCTTTTCATTCGCTTTACCTGCCAGGAATAGCTAAACTTTTTGTTATTAAATTATTGTAGTTGGTGTGTATTTCAGTGCAACAAAAGTTGtgtttcccgggttcgaacccgaccgcggcggctgcgtttttatggaggaaaaacgctaaggcgcccgtttgctgtgcgatgtcagtgcacgttaaagatccccaggtggtcgaaattattccggagccctccactacggcacctctctcttcctttcttctttcactccctcctttacccttcccttacggcgcggttcaggtgtccaacgatatatgagacagatactgcgctactgcgacagatactgcgataCTGCGCCATACTgcgacgaaagatctgattgagaagcgccaaaacatgaaggcatctaacactaccgatagaatagagctaacggagctatcaaagttaataaataagcgcaaggtagccgacataaggaagtttaatatagagagaatcgagcatgctataaagaacggaggtagccttaaaacagtgaaaaagaaactaggcataggcaaaaaccagatgtatgcattaagagacaagcagggcaatgtcattagcaatatggataagatagttaacgtagccgaagagttctacacagacctgtacagtagccaatgcaatcagagcgctaatgagaaagacagcagtaaacagcaatgcgtcatcccgccagtaacgaaagatgaagtaaagaaagccttagaagcaatgaaaaggggaaaagcagctggggaggatcaggtaacagcagatctgttgaaggatggaggggacatcgtgctagaaaaactagccaccctgtatacgcaatgccttatgacctcgactgtaccagaagcttggaaaaatgcaaacattatcttaattcataagaagggagacgccaaggacttgaaaaattacaggccgatcagcttactatccgttgcctacaaagtatttactaaggtaatcgctaatagagtcagggcaacgttagactttaatcaaccgaaagaacaggcaggctttcgtaaaggatattccacaatagatcatattcacaccatcaatcaggtgatagagaaatgcgcagaatataacctacctctctatatagctttcattgattacgagaaagcattcgactcagtggaaacctcagcagtcatacaggcattgcgaaatcagggggtagaagagccttatgtcaaaatactggaagatatatatagcaactgcacagctactatagtcctccataaagtcagcaataaaattccaataagaaagggcgtcaggcaaggagacacgatctcgccaatgctgttcaccgcatgtttgcaggaggtttttcgaggcctgaattgggaaaagttgggaataagaataaatggagaatatctaaataatctgcgatttgctgatgacattgccttgctgagtcactcaggaggtgaactgcaaatcatgatcaacgagttagacaggcagagcagatcgatgggtctaaaaattaacatgcagaaaaccaaggtaatgttcaacagcctagcaagggaacaacagttcacaattggcagcgagagcctagaaattgtgccggaatacgtctacttagggcaggtagtgacagctgatccgaatcatgagagggagataactagaaggataagaatggggtggagcgcatatggcaaattctcgcagatcatgattggcagtttaccgatttccctgaagaggaaagtgtacaacagcataatcttaccggtactcacctacggggcagaaacgtggaggctaacgaaaagagttcagcttaagttaaggacaacgcagcgagccatggaaagaaaaatgataggtgtaacgttaagagatcggaagcgggcagagtgggtgagggaacaaacacgggttaatgacatcctggtcgaaatcaagagaaagaaatgggcttgggcagggcatgtaatgcgaaggcaggataaccgctggtctgtaagggtaacggagtgggttccaagagaaagtaagcgtagcagggggcggcagaaggttaggtgggcggatgagattaagaagtttgcaggcaaagggtggatgcagctggcaaaggatagggttaattggagagacatgggagaggcctttgccctgcagtgggtgtagtaaggctgatgatgatgatgactgcgccatttcctttccccccaaaaccaattattattatattaaagtTGTGTTGCCGGGCCAAGTCCCACAAGCCGCTGTTGCCTTAGACAGGCTTGATGAATATTGGAATTATCTATTGTGACcataaagctattattattattattattattattattattattattattaatattattatagatGCCTTTGTCGTTAATAATTGTTACCTAACGTCCTTTTGCACGTTTCTTATGTATGTTTTACTCATGTGCTTATGACACCTACTATACATTCAATGCCTGTATTGTTTTCTTGcatttcttttttagtttttcatTATTTCCTCGTTTCTTGTGACCAGAATGATGTCTAACAATTTTTTCTACAGTTTTCACTCCTTGTGTTTTCTTACAAGCCCATCTTGAATTATCATTGGTGCTGGTCTTCTCTGTTTTTTCGCCGATTTTTCCTGGCCTAGTCCCTGAAGcaattttctgtgtttgacaGGCCTGTAACCTAAATATAACGTAAAAACTGCGGTCAGATTATTATTGTTAGTAATAGTAATAGGAGTAATATACCTGTAATCACAGTAACACTGTTACAAGCGTTACAAGAACGATAGGAAAATATATACCTCCTGTTGCCTAATGCAACCGTGCCGTCCTCCATGCCTGCCTGTTCACCTATGAGCGCCTGCGTTGGGCACTGCACTTTTTAACTGTAAATCCGGCAAAGTCCCAACACGTTGCATGCATAAGCAGCCCCACAGGAGATATTTACAAAACGTTAGTAAAAATATCATGCACTTAGTGTAGGCGTTATTCAGAGATACGACTGGATAATGTGTTCACGCACAGCGTCACTGTTTCCAGATAGAACACCTGAACATGCTATTATGCATGTGCATGCATAATACTTCATGGAGAAACAACGGCGaccaagaagaaagaagaaagagcgttCATTCAAACATGACTTCCAGACCAGGGGAATGCAGTCAAAAATATTGGGGGGGTCTGGTGGTGAGACGATTTGATTCTCAGTCTGACGTCACATCCACCTTAACTTGCAACTAAGTGTACGGTGAGTGCTTCGAATTTCACATTTATATTAAACATCTGTAAATCTACAAATAATGCTTGCCGGTCACACTACTTCACCATGCTGGTTGTCTTTTTGTGTACACGCGTTACTAAAGCTAGCTGAGGACAAGCGAAATTTGAGTCAGGCAAGTGCCCACTTAATGACCAATTAATATCTGCCTCGACTTTTACTTTTCATCGATTGAATCGCATGAGGCTTGTGTAGCATGCCATTAACATTACACAGTAACTGCGCTAAAAGTACCGAGGTTGAGCGTTGGTTGCGTTAACACAAAATGCTTTAAATGCTAATTTGATAAGAGAGGCTTTCGATTCGATTTAtgggtttttttttgtgtgtggccaGTAGAGATTGACCctttgtatatattgcagttaCTCATCACGCGGTAGCCTCGTATCCTTAAAGCGGAGATAAAGTATCTCCTTCAATTTTTTTACATGTACTGCCCATGCAAATCATGTTCTCGGTTTCAGCAAAAAATATCATTATTTCGCGTATGTTCCCTGGGaaactctgctctcttcctgtctcttaactctCCACCTCTTAATTTCTTTGGCAAAGCGCCCTGTGCTGTCGTCAACTTTATCGAAAGCCTTTTTATTAGCCTCAAAGTTCCCGCTCCATAGTTTACTCGTGGAAATATACAGCTACTGTGTACTTGCTCAGGGCTACTGGTAAGCTGCTATTCGTACCCTGAGAATGCCTGCCAAATTGACTGAGCCTTATTCTTATTCTCTCCATTATTTCACTCTCACTGCACTGTAATGGGTTACTTCCTCCAATAAGTGGATGCATTCGCTGGTAATCTAAAATACATTGCTTGCTCTCGCTAACTGTTGTCTTTCCTTGGCTCTTAACCTTTTCAATGCCGCAATTTAAAGCAATGTTTCACAGAAAATTCCTATTCCAAATTCACATATGCTCTCTAAAATAGCCCTTAAAAATGTGCTTGCATTTAAAATGACTAAGCATGTTTTATTTTCGCATGTGCCTTTCTGAAACATATCCGACGCATTTGACGTCACTACCGACGTCACcaacgaaaaacaagaaaagaaggctgcaccccccccccccccacacacacacaccaacccCCGGGATCCGGCACTCGGCAGCAGCTGTAGCTAGCTGAATTTTCGCTGAAATTTCTGTCTATGCACTGTAGGTTGGTCTTTCAATTTCAGTTTGTCAAACCGAGGAACTGTGTAGGTCTTGTTGCTGGTGCTGCCAAAGTTTTTGTGTGTATGAAGTTAATTCCTACTGATGACGACAGGCTCGGCGGTTGATGTCAAGGATCTTACGAAAAATCTGTCAAATTGTAATTGACGTTATCTTGCCTCACTTAGGATATACTTTTCACCTCATCCTTAAAAATGACTGGTTCCCAAGtcccaagaaaaaaagaaacaaatattgGTCATCCTTAAAGGCGCTAAAGAAAACGATGCAGCTAACTAGAGGCCGATATTTATATTAACCGTGTTTTTGAAGGGCTTAGAAAAAATTTTGTCCGTGCGCATAGAAAAATGTTTCACCAAACATAATTTATTACGAGACTGTCAGCCTCGCTTCCGTCGAGACAAATCCATCGAAAAAGCAGTACTAACGATACAAGACCTCATCTTCAGAAATACTCATTGCAGGACACCTACGCTCGGCATTTTCACAGATTACAACAAAGCCTTTGACATTTATTAGCTCAAAAATTTTGTTGACGAAAAAGTACTTACGGTGTCCGCGGTGTACTTCTAACGCTCCTTAAATCTTATGTAACTGATCGGAAGCAGTGTGCATTGGGCACCATTCGTCATCCTTTAAGATATTTCTTCCGGTGTGCTGAAAGGCATTCGTTTGGGGTCATTTCTTTTGGATGTATGTGTAGATGATATTGTATAACCCAATTCTGATGGTTTTTATGTTCTCTATGCCGATGATACCAGCATGTTTGCTGCTTGTCGCGACATACAAGAGGTGTTCGGAAAAGCGGAAACTGAGTTGACAAAGATAATTGGTCCAATGTCAACGGTCTTGAGATTAACGCAAGTTAGTCTAAAGCGATAAAAATTTAAACCATGAAAC
Protein-coding sequences here:
- the LOC144122059 gene encoding amine sulfotransferase-like — its product is MVSCAAAEAGYICCDASNRPVQQARAGTWKARGECVCQTQEEIRKDMGPKRPHTQLIDGAPIGPNLNPQVFRESLKFRARGGDVLQSTYPKCGTKWVQYITQLILREGEPIKNYEDYFGNMRSVEYTNDQEWQATLPLRTFITHQPLCRETMDTEAKYVYIARNPWDVCRSFFDMVRDLSVYRFQDGTFDDFLDAFLAGDFGFGSYFQHVASGYAVKDEPNVFFATYEELKKDTRGTVLRLARFLGERYSRKLEDESNGLLDALLERSTPQQMRNVMVVRMQSENNVGWYGQAKVNNLTSRRGYQGDRSKYTVVNCARVGGWKEAYTPDQLVRLETRIQDEGDTASFMSLWKDMREEAIALSNLGRQGVSS